The following proteins are co-located in the Rhodococcus opacus B4 genome:
- a CDS encoding PucR family transcriptional regulator, with the protein MSLSLADVLAHPSLATGRPVVRAGADLLSRPVRWVHSSEVLDIAHLLRGGELLLTGGFALASVDPDGLRRYVRDLSARRVAGVAIETGPQLPQIPAALVEEASQAGLPVLELRGVVPFVEVAEAINGLLVNESVQRLRRGDAVAHALSEELARGGGPAELLEVLARLSPGDLVLLGAAGDVIAAHGDVIAGADALTVPVFVQGVGVATLLVSPREATDHVTAEAIVERAPAALAISLLRSFPPSAAVRASQALLRIASQPDAAPERLVAAARAAGLADGSSYVGVVGRAVDGAGPLAAVDAALHQYSAATVSATVGDELQAIVVLRVEDRSGSRGALVESLRATPRAESARVAVGPVVTGAIGLPETLSEARFALDLAIDLGIADMVVDAAELAIERLGRRIGDPALLSSFVREVLGPLLAAGPERARRLIETLDVYLQCGCNKTEAASRLHVQRQTLYQRLDQIFALLGEDPTGSPRLAAVHFATRLYLGGVVDSSAL; encoded by the coding sequence ATGTCACTGTCGCTGGCCGACGTCCTCGCGCACCCGAGTCTCGCCACCGGCCGGCCCGTCGTTCGCGCCGGAGCCGACCTGCTGTCCCGGCCCGTACGCTGGGTGCACTCGAGTGAAGTCCTCGACATCGCGCACCTGCTCCGCGGCGGGGAGTTGCTGCTCACCGGCGGGTTCGCGCTCGCATCCGTCGATCCGGACGGGCTCCGGCGTTACGTGCGTGACCTGTCTGCCCGCCGTGTCGCCGGGGTGGCCATCGAGACTGGTCCGCAATTGCCGCAGATTCCGGCGGCGCTGGTCGAGGAGGCATCGCAAGCGGGCTTGCCCGTCCTCGAACTGCGCGGCGTCGTTCCGTTCGTCGAGGTGGCCGAGGCGATCAACGGCCTGCTGGTGAACGAATCGGTGCAGCGACTGCGCCGGGGTGACGCCGTCGCGCACGCACTGTCCGAGGAGTTGGCCCGTGGCGGCGGCCCCGCGGAGTTGCTCGAGGTGCTCGCGCGACTCTCGCCCGGCGACCTGGTCCTCCTGGGTGCTGCCGGCGACGTGATCGCGGCCCACGGCGACGTGATCGCCGGTGCGGACGCGCTTACGGTGCCCGTCTTCGTCCAGGGTGTCGGTGTGGCGACTCTCCTGGTGTCTCCCCGGGAAGCGACCGATCACGTGACGGCGGAGGCGATCGTCGAGCGGGCGCCTGCGGCACTGGCGATCTCTCTGCTGCGATCCTTTCCTCCCTCGGCCGCGGTGCGCGCGTCGCAGGCATTGCTCCGGATCGCCTCACAGCCGGACGCTGCCCCGGAGCGTCTGGTTGCGGCGGCCCGGGCGGCGGGGCTCGCCGACGGGTCGTCGTACGTCGGGGTCGTGGGACGTGCGGTCGACGGCGCGGGTCCTCTCGCCGCCGTCGATGCCGCGCTGCATCAATACTCGGCCGCAACGGTGTCGGCCACCGTCGGCGACGAACTGCAGGCGATCGTCGTGCTTCGGGTCGAGGACCGTTCCGGTTCCCGCGGCGCACTGGTCGAGTCGTTGCGTGCGACCCCTCGTGCCGAGTCGGCGCGGGTGGCGGTGGGGCCGGTGGTCACGGGTGCCATCGGGCTGCCGGAGACACTGTCGGAGGCGCGGTTCGCGCTAGACCTCGCCATCGACCTGGGCATCGCCGACATGGTGGTGGACGCTGCGGAACTCGCGATCGAACGGCTCGGCCGGCGGATCGGCGACCCGGCACTGTTGTCTTCGTTTGTCCGGGAAGTACTCGGCCCGCTTCTCGCGGCAGGACCGGAACGCGCTCGCCGGCTGATCGAGACGCTGGACGTCTACCTGCAGTGCGGGTGCAACAAGACCGAGGCGGCGTCCCGGCTCCACGTGCA
- a CDS encoding purine-cytosine permease family protein, whose product MASQRSPMVTDSPDLHEIEDVLQPIPEEARTTRVSGQFWIWAGANIAPINWVLGALGIGLGLGLRDTLIVLIAGNVVGMALFGVFVVIGQRTGVTGMVLSRAAFGRRGAYLPAAIQACLAVGWCAVNTWIVLDLVMALLGKLDLVDPHERNLAAKILVGAIIMTIQVTIAWFGYRVIAAFERWTVPPTLAVLVLMSVVAWFHLDIDWSYAGPTGEVLHGGARIAAMSTVMTVIGIGWGITWFTYACDYSRFVSRTVSRRKLYLTSALGQFVPVVWLGVLGAGLATTNGAVDPGELIVSNFGALALPVLFLVIHGPIATNILNIYTFSVAAQALDIKANRRKLNLLVGVFALFAVIFFIFQSSLATVLETWLAAIVAWIASWAGIMLVHYFRVEKRHIDARRLFEPVGSNRLPDVNWTTMGCFAAGIVATWLFMYGATSLTQGFAARAFGGLDLSWLAGGGVAAALYAALGPRAHRPYRTADRHPARSADSADVLAGN is encoded by the coding sequence ATGGCCTCACAAAGGAGTCCGATGGTCACCGACAGTCCCGACCTCCACGAGATCGAAGACGTACTCCAACCCATCCCCGAGGAAGCACGCACGACGCGTGTGTCCGGCCAGTTCTGGATCTGGGCCGGCGCGAACATCGCACCGATCAACTGGGTCCTCGGCGCCCTCGGCATCGGGCTCGGTCTGGGCCTGCGTGACACACTCATCGTCCTGATCGCCGGAAACGTCGTCGGCATGGCACTTTTCGGCGTCTTCGTCGTCATCGGCCAGCGTACGGGTGTCACCGGCATGGTGTTGTCGCGGGCCGCGTTCGGCCGCCGCGGCGCCTACCTTCCGGCCGCGATCCAGGCGTGCCTGGCGGTCGGGTGGTGCGCCGTGAACACCTGGATCGTCCTGGACCTGGTCATGGCACTGCTCGGCAAACTGGACCTCGTCGACCCACATGAACGGAACCTGGCGGCGAAGATTCTCGTCGGAGCGATCATCATGACCATCCAGGTCACCATCGCATGGTTCGGCTACCGCGTCATCGCCGCGTTCGAGCGCTGGACGGTTCCGCCGACACTGGCAGTGCTCGTTCTCATGTCCGTCGTGGCGTGGTTCCACCTCGACATCGACTGGTCCTACGCCGGGCCCACCGGCGAAGTTCTGCACGGCGGCGCCCGCATCGCCGCAATGTCCACGGTCATGACCGTGATCGGAATCGGCTGGGGCATCACGTGGTTCACCTATGCCTGCGACTACTCCCGGTTCGTGAGCCGGACCGTGTCCCGGCGCAAGCTCTACCTGACCAGCGCCCTCGGCCAATTCGTTCCGGTGGTCTGGCTCGGCGTGCTCGGCGCCGGCCTCGCCACGACCAACGGCGCGGTGGATCCGGGCGAACTCATCGTGTCGAACTTCGGCGCACTGGCGCTGCCCGTCCTGTTCCTGGTGATCCACGGGCCCATCGCCACCAACATCCTCAACATCTACACGTTCTCCGTCGCCGCACAGGCCCTCGACATCAAGGCGAATCGGCGGAAGCTGAACCTGCTGGTCGGCGTGTTCGCCCTGTTCGCCGTCATCTTCTTCATCTTCCAGTCCAGCCTGGCCACCGTGCTCGAGACCTGGCTGGCGGCGATCGTCGCCTGGATCGCCAGTTGGGCCGGCATCATGCTCGTCCACTACTTCCGGGTCGAGAAGCGACACATCGACGCCCGGCGGCTGTTCGAACCTGTCGGATCGAACAGGTTGCCCGACGTCAACTGGACCACCATGGGATGCTTCGCCGCCGGCATCGTCGCAACGTGGCTGTTCATGTACGGCGCCACGAGCCTCACGCAGGGCTTCGCCGCACGAGCATTCGGCGGACTCGACCTGTCCTGGCTGGCCGGCGGCGGAGTTGCCGCCGCCCTCTACGCAGCCCTCGGTCCCCGGGCACACCGCCCCTACCGCACCGCGGATCGACACCCGGCACGATCAGCCGATTCCGCCGACGTTCTCGCCGGCAACTGA
- a CDS encoding polysaccharide deacetylase family protein, producing MTNDFLWPEGHTAAAAFTFDVDAESCVLAHDPTSANRMSLMSHQSYGPRVGVPRILRILERQGIHATFFVPGFTAECYPDTVRAIIDGGHEVGHHGYLHEPMKGLDAATEARYLDRGLDALEEVAGIRPVGYRAPWWEMNWHTPELLAARGFVYDSSLLDGDNPYLMATSPESERTLIEIPVDWALDDWEQYAFYPGVTGSGVIESPAKVLEMWTLEAEAHHAEGGCFVLTNHPFISGRPSKAVALERLIENVKAMDGMWVTTLGDIAAHAARVCTEPFVHTRFEVPTFPDVQIRRTSPALPCRSSE from the coding sequence GTGACCAACGATTTCCTGTGGCCCGAGGGCCACACCGCCGCCGCCGCTTTCACATTCGACGTCGATGCCGAATCCTGTGTCCTCGCGCACGATCCCACGTCGGCGAACCGGATGTCGCTGATGAGCCATCAGTCGTACGGTCCCCGCGTCGGCGTCCCCCGCATTCTGCGCATCCTCGAACGCCAGGGCATCCACGCGACGTTCTTCGTTCCCGGGTTCACCGCCGAGTGTTACCCCGACACGGTGCGCGCCATCATCGACGGGGGTCACGAGGTGGGCCACCACGGGTACCTGCACGAGCCCATGAAGGGCCTCGACGCCGCGACCGAGGCACGTTACCTCGACCGCGGACTCGACGCGCTCGAAGAGGTCGCGGGGATCCGCCCCGTCGGCTATCGCGCCCCGTGGTGGGAAATGAACTGGCACACACCCGAACTCCTCGCCGCGCGCGGATTCGTCTACGACTCGAGCCTGCTCGACGGAGACAATCCCTACCTGATGGCGACCAGCCCGGAATCGGAGCGCACTCTGATCGAGATCCCCGTCGACTGGGCACTCGACGACTGGGAGCAATACGCCTTCTACCCCGGCGTCACCGGCAGCGGCGTCATCGAAAGTCCCGCCAAGGTGCTGGAGATGTGGACCCTCGAAGCGGAGGCCCACCACGCCGAAGGCGGCTGCTTCGTCCTCACCAACCACCCGTTCATCTCCGGCAGACCCTCCAAGGCGGTCGCGTTGGAACGTCTCATCGAGAACGTCAAGGCGATGGACGGGATGTGGGTGACGACCCTCGGCGACATCGCCGCACACGCCGCACGGGTCTGCACCGAACCCTTCGTGCACACCCGTTTCGAGGTGCCCACCTTCCCCGACGTGCAGATTCGGCGGACATCCCCTGCCCTGCCGTGTCGTTCGAGTGAATGA
- a CDS encoding excalibur calcium-binding domain-containing protein has product MKARRIFLGVLGCATISMAAAPSAQAATIFDFLPPEIASLIPSGSADAVNPLLPPAPAAPAAPAAPQVAPAPQAAPAPQAAPAPPAPAPRAGYKNCTEARNAGVTPIYRGQDGYASHLDRDNDGIACE; this is encoded by the coding sequence ATGAAAGCTCGACGGATATTTCTCGGCGTCCTCGGCTGTGCCACCATTTCGATGGCAGCCGCCCCCTCCGCGCAGGCGGCGACGATCTTCGACTTCCTTCCCCCGGAGATCGCGTCCCTGATTCCCAGCGGTTCGGCCGACGCCGTGAACCCTCTCCTGCCGCCCGCCCCCGCCGCTCCCGCCGCACCCGCCGCACCCCAGGTCGCACCGGCACCGCAGGCCGCCCCGGCACCGCAGGCCGCCCCGGCACCGCCGGCACCCGCACCGCGCGCGGGGTACAAGAACTGCACCGAGGCCCGCAACGCCGGTGTCACACCGATCTACCGCGGCCAGGACGGCTACGCCTCGCACCTCGACCGCGACAACGACGGCATCGCCTGCGAGTAG
- a CDS encoding pentapeptide repeat-containing protein gives MSRTHFTVRTLGAVALAGGAALAALTAGAGTAGADVLTEINGCRIVANPTPEDRTTCPGADLSFANLAGVNLSFADLSGANMKRANLTGTNFAAANLSYADLSDANITGTNFTDSQRNAVILYSTDIDIFGTIVGDMNITTEPEWSTDAHERALASVVPVTPQVPLP, from the coding sequence ATGAGCAGGACACATTTCACGGTTCGAACGCTGGGCGCGGTGGCGCTGGCCGGAGGTGCCGCACTCGCCGCGCTCACCGCGGGCGCAGGCACGGCCGGGGCGGACGTTCTCACCGAGATCAACGGCTGCCGGATCGTGGCGAATCCGACGCCCGAGGACCGCACGACGTGCCCCGGTGCCGACCTGAGTTTCGCGAATCTGGCGGGCGTGAACCTGAGCTTCGCCGACCTGTCGGGCGCGAACATGAAGCGGGCGAACCTCACCGGCACGAACTTCGCCGCAGCGAATCTGTCGTACGCCGACCTGAGCGACGCGAACATCACCGGCACGAACTTCACGGACTCGCAGCGCAACGCGGTGATCCTGTACAGCACGGATATCGACATCTTCGGCACGATCGTCGGGGACATGAACATCACGACCGAGCCCGAATGGTCCACCGACGCCCACGAGCGCGCGCTCGCCTCGGTCGTGCCGGTGACACCGCAGGTCCCACTGCCGTAA
- a CDS encoding DUF4188 domain-containing protein translates to MTTIEPARSTHHHDGELVVFLIGMTINRPWRPDLWLPAFLAMPRMLRELSEDADSGLLGYRLTFEGRGPTVIQYWNSVDKLYAYASDSRAQHRPAWAAFNKRARKAPGAVGVWHETYPVDRAESIYVGTPAMGLARATTRVPVARKFSAARDRLSHSNNSHEH, encoded by the coding sequence ATGACGACGATCGAACCCGCGCGTTCGACTCACCACCACGACGGCGAACTGGTGGTTTTCCTGATCGGGATGACCATCAACCGGCCGTGGCGGCCGGACCTCTGGCTCCCGGCATTTCTGGCGATGCCGAGGATGCTCCGCGAACTCTCTGAGGACGCGGATTCGGGCCTGCTGGGCTACCGCCTGACCTTCGAGGGACGCGGCCCGACAGTGATTCAGTACTGGAATTCCGTCGACAAGCTGTACGCCTACGCCAGCGACAGCCGAGCGCAGCATCGCCCGGCCTGGGCCGCCTTCAACAAGCGGGCCCGCAAGGCGCCCGGCGCGGTCGGCGTGTGGCACGAGACCTATCCGGTAGACCGCGCCGAGTCGATCTACGTCGGCACGCCGGCGATGGGCCTGGCCCGGGCCACCACACGTGTGCCCGTCGCACGGAAGTTCAGCGCCGCCCGCGACCGGCTGTCCCACAGCAACAACTCCCACGAGCACTGA
- a CDS encoding DoxX family protein produces the protein MEPLIALVAVTLILRAAGAAGIRRLRPWPVALRGGLAAMFTLTGMAHFIGLRAELVAMVPPSLPNPGLLVTVTGLLELAGAAGLLIGRTAPWAAGGLTALLILMFPANVYAAVEGLSTGPFEALLPRTLLQIVFLSATLAVVISSVRGRAMESPSEAHSLAAPGVALPPAPHPRSR, from the coding sequence ATGGAACCCTTGATCGCCCTCGTCGCCGTCACTCTGATACTCCGGGCCGCAGGTGCCGCCGGCATACGCCGGTTGCGGCCGTGGCCTGTCGCCCTGCGGGGTGGACTCGCGGCCATGTTCACACTGACCGGGATGGCCCACTTCATCGGACTGCGTGCGGAACTCGTCGCGATGGTCCCGCCGTCGCTGCCGAACCCGGGCCTGCTGGTGACCGTCACCGGCCTGCTCGAACTGGCGGGCGCCGCGGGGCTGCTGATCGGGCGCACCGCGCCGTGGGCGGCAGGCGGCCTCACCGCACTGCTGATCCTGATGTTCCCGGCGAACGTGTACGCCGCCGTGGAGGGACTCTCGACGGGACCGTTCGAAGCGCTGCTCCCCCGCACACTCCTGCAGATCGTGTTCCTGTCGGCGACTCTCGCCGTCGTGATCTCGTCCGTGCGAGGCCGTGCTATGGAATCGCCCTCCGAAGCCCACTCGCTCGCAGCACCCGGCGTTGCACTCCCGCCCGCACCGCATCCTCGGTCCCGATGA
- the recD gene encoding exodeoxyribonuclease V subunit alpha, which translates to MTEVQVAQRGKGMLRVFNEAGVLAAADVHVALRLSALGGESSEDVVLATALAVRAVRSGSVCLDLTRIREVTVDEESEVDLDALPWPEDSTVVAALRRSPLVTGGPAGPLRPLRLVDTAEGGLLYLDRYFRQEATIRRVLDERAVGYPLVDERSLREGLDELFRDQHDHTAPAPSPDRQRIAAAVAATQWTSVVVGGPGTGKTHTVARLLALLTRQPGPGRRIALAAPTGKAAARLQESVREQADALGLPPELNAMTLHRLLGWQRGRGARFRFNANNHLPYDVIVVDETSMVSLTMMCRLLAAVRPDTRLVLVGDPDQLTSVDAGAVLADLVARPVSGTENPVLGRVVGADLDAADDPLEAALSASERDRLRGGVVRLSRGRRFGGGIAKLAVAVRDGEEELVIDILRGGGAPEVSFHGPEDLDALRADVVATAAAVTDSAESGDASAALQHSEKHRLLCAHREGPYGVQRWARQAMEWIGETTGQRLDPDRWYPGQPLMVTANDHETKIYNGDTGVIVRRDDDELFAAFVRGTEPFLLHPTHLSAVQTVYAMTIHRSQGSQYDTVSVVLPGAASSLLTRELLYTAITRARNHVRIIGTEDAVRAGVQRRVLRASGLRRAIP; encoded by the coding sequence ATGACCGAGGTGCAGGTGGCGCAGCGCGGCAAGGGGATGCTGCGGGTCTTCAACGAGGCCGGTGTGCTGGCCGCCGCGGACGTACACGTCGCGCTGCGGTTGTCGGCGCTCGGCGGCGAATCCTCGGAAGACGTCGTGCTGGCGACCGCGCTGGCGGTGCGCGCGGTCCGGTCCGGCTCGGTGTGCCTGGACCTGACGCGGATCCGGGAAGTCACCGTCGACGAGGAATCCGAAGTCGATCTCGACGCCCTGCCCTGGCCGGAAGACTCGACTGTCGTCGCGGCACTGCGCCGGAGCCCGCTGGTCACGGGTGGTCCCGCGGGACCGCTGCGCCCGCTGCGGCTCGTCGACACGGCCGAGGGCGGACTGCTCTACCTCGACCGGTACTTCCGGCAGGAGGCGACCATCCGGCGGGTACTCGACGAGCGCGCCGTCGGGTATCCGCTCGTCGACGAGCGGTCGCTGAGGGAGGGGCTGGACGAGTTGTTCCGCGACCAGCACGACCACACGGCGCCGGCTCCGTCACCGGATCGGCAACGGATCGCCGCCGCCGTGGCCGCCACCCAGTGGACGTCGGTGGTGGTCGGCGGGCCGGGAACGGGCAAGACCCACACCGTCGCCCGGCTGCTGGCGTTGCTGACCAGGCAGCCCGGACCGGGCCGGCGTATCGCGCTCGCCGCCCCCACCGGGAAGGCCGCGGCACGGCTGCAGGAGTCTGTGCGCGAGCAGGCCGACGCACTCGGGTTGCCACCCGAACTGAACGCGATGACGCTGCATCGGCTGCTGGGCTGGCAGCGTGGACGCGGCGCCCGGTTCCGCTTCAACGCGAACAATCACCTGCCGTATGACGTGATCGTGGTCGACGAGACGTCGATGGTGTCGCTGACGATGATGTGCCGGCTCCTCGCGGCCGTCCGCCCCGACACTCGGTTGGTGCTCGTCGGCGACCCGGATCAGCTGACGTCGGTCGACGCGGGCGCGGTCCTCGCCGATCTCGTCGCGCGGCCGGTGTCGGGAACCGAGAATCCGGTGCTCGGGCGAGTCGTCGGGGCCGACCTCGACGCCGCCGACGACCCGCTCGAGGCCGCGTTGAGTGCGAGCGAACGGGACAGGTTGCGGGGCGGAGTGGTCCGGCTCAGCCGCGGTCGGCGTTTCGGCGGCGGTATCGCGAAACTGGCTGTCGCGGTGCGGGACGGCGAGGAAGAACTGGTGATCGACATTCTGCGCGGCGGCGGTGCCCCCGAGGTGTCGTTCCACGGTCCCGAAGATCTGGACGCACTGCGGGCGGACGTGGTGGCGACGGCCGCCGCGGTCACGGATTCCGCGGAATCCGGCGATGCCTCCGCTGCGCTACAGCATTCGGAGAAACACCGGCTGTTGTGCGCGCACCGGGAAGGTCCGTACGGAGTGCAGCGGTGGGCGCGGCAGGCGATGGAGTGGATCGGCGAGACGACGGGACAGCGACTGGACCCGGATCGCTGGTATCCGGGTCAGCCGCTGATGGTGACTGCCAATGACCACGAGACGAAGATCTACAACGGCGACACCGGAGTGATCGTGCGTCGGGACGACGACGAACTCTTCGCCGCGTTCGTGCGGGGCACCGAACCGTTCCTGTTGCATCCGACGCATCTGTCCGCGGTTCAGACGGTGTATGCGATGACGATTCACCGCAGTCAGGGCAGCCAGTACGACACGGTGTCCGTGGTGCTGCCCGGTGCGGCGTCGTCGCTGCTGACCCGAGAATTGCTGTACACCGCGATTACCCGGGCGCGGAACCACGTGCGGATCATCGGGACCGAGGATGCGGTGCGGGCGGGAGTGCAACGCCGGGTGCTGCGAGCGAGTGGGCTTCGGAGGGCGATTCCATAG